The genome window TTTATGTAACCAGAATTGTAaatatcaaataagtttaaatgaagaaaaggaaagaaatcaATACAAGAAGAAACTAAAGATCATTTTGCAtcctaaacatttatttaatctttattaactttataataTGAATCCATACTATACAAGATATAATGAAGTTCAGTGTGTATataagtataattaaatatattactaGGCACATTTCTGCatctaatattttgtatattttaaaactattgtCACTTTCTGTGGCATTTTGCACTGAGACCTGCTAAAGCCGATCTAAAACTCACATCAGATGTGTTTATAGAGGCCTCTTCTGTCAGAACAAAGTTATTGCCACATAAAGAACAAGCTATAAGATTGTGCCCCCTGTAGGATTATGTATGGAAATAGAATGTTATAGAATCAAAAAATTAGTCTTAATTTTTAATGTTGgaatgtttgtactgtatttgtatGTGCTACCtgtgtagaaaaaaagtgtacttcGGGCCTCGCTTTTTCACACACCAGTGTAAGTAGATGCTTGCTAGCTGAGGTACAGACATAACAGTAACAAGTTTTGGTTTTGGTTATGAGTTCACAAGGCTTACCAAGAATTTATCTTGTTAAAGATAATGTTACTCAATGTAACTGACATCAAAAGCTGAGTCTTCACCCACTCCAACCTGTTTTTCTCTCAGCTCGTGAGAATGAGGCTATAGTAAACGTACATAGTTTCTCTTCAGAAGAACTAGCGGCATATCTGCAGAGGATTCCTCTTTGATGAGTTTGTCTTGACTATACCAGGATTTCAGCATTTATTGTATGGATCAGCATAATTGGAAATTTGTAATTGACATGATGATAACACAAGAATGTGTAGAACTTAATCAAAAATGtttccaaattttttttataaatgtagcaTGCCAAGCACCAGCAAGGACCAAGTGGTCCTTAATATGACATATATTTGGCCAatatatacactcttaaaaataaaggtgattcAAAAGGTTCTGCCATAGAATTGATTCCATAGAGGAACcaattttggttccacaaagaaccatctctttcttaccatttaataatctgaagaaactACTTTTGCCACAAACCATTGGACCATTTAGACAAAGAGGCATCTGAAGCACCTTTAattttaatcagaatcagaatcagcttTATTCACCAGGTGTGCACAAACACAAGGCATTTGTTGTGGTTTTTTAAGGTGCTCCTGgtatatacaaaaatacatgcatacatacacatctgacatgagaacaaaaaaatcgaaataaatTTAGCAAGACTTAGCAATAAATAATGTGAACGAATCTGAAACAGTATATTGATTTATGTACaggtttgtgcatttttactctaTATAGAACTGTTTAAATAATGGAGATAGGTGTATGTATTTAAGTAATACTTGAGAAGGcaataattaaagaaaatgaaTTACAGAACACAGGTAATGATTGATATGTTAGCTGTTTAAGCAGGAgatggcattttttatttattttttatgtctagATGTTCTAGTGCCCAGAGATCTGTAGCGTCTGCCCGAGGGGAGAAGAGCAAACAGGTTGCGTTTTGTGTGAGAGGGGTCTTTGATGATGTTACCTGCCCGTTTCTTCACTCTGGAGTTCTACAAGACCTAAAGACTGGGCAGGTGCACACCAATGATCCTTTCTGTGGTCCTAACAGTCCATTGCAGTCTTCTTAAATCTGATTTGCTGGCTGTCCCACACAAGACAGTTAGAGAAGAGCACAGAACAGACTCAATAATAGCAGAGTAAAACTTTCATCTGTGCCTGTGGCAGGTTTTGAACATATTGTGAATATAGTCAAAGTTAAATAGTGAATCACAgtaacatttttggaaaataaactTTAGAAGAGAAAAAGAGGCAttagggagaatcaataaattatgaataattttctaacattttttgaataatatgtattttttatgaataatttgtcttttaaatatCACACACGTGTTAAATGTGACACCATGGGCTTATCAATGCCCAGTGCTTTCGTCTGACACTTGTGGTTGAAGCTCATGAGCTACAAGATTTTGCTACAATAGCTGTGAATTTTTACTTCATCCATCTGAAGAGTGTAAACTGCATCAGCTTTGCTCTGCATGCTATTTCAAGAAAGACCTAAATCTGAAACCTAAGCACAAGGCACATGTTATggtagaacataaaaaaaaaagtataacttaATCGAAACATTTGCAAAATCTTATTAGAACATATTCTGTTAGCTGTGTATATAGGAAATGCATCATATTAAATATGCAAAACAATAATACTTTTCACAGGTCACATGACTTTTGCATACGTAAACTCTTTCACAAAACTAGGCTGAATAATGATAAGTCTTTCACTCACACAGTGTTCTGTAAAAGGCAGTGTGTGTGATGCATGTTTACATGCCCTCATTGTGCCCTCTAGACTAGAGGTATAGACTGTAACCTTGTAGATGACGGTTGaggtttagttttttcatttATCATCACTTAAGTTAATATAAATGATTAGCTAAAAATTGCTGTAGCGTAATGTCTTTCTTTTCATCTCATGCAGTAAAAGATCAACTTCGCTAGATTTGCCTGCTGCTTCTTTGACCTCAAGGCTCTGTGCTCCATTTGCAAGTTAATGGCTTCAAATTAATCAAATGGAACAAATCTTTGTGGTATACGCAACTGAAGCCTACAACCGAAGCCTCATCAAGCCACACGTATTATCAAATATTACTATCTACTGATTACCATACTGAGTTACTGTTACCACAAACTGAAAGTAACAAGTTATGGGAAGCTCAGTTTCGCCACCCTCcttattgtgatatatatatatatatactgaatctAGCCAGCGAAAGCTCATTATTCATTGATCGTCTTCAAGATGACCAtcatctctctgctcctgctggcctctctgctggcacacctgaccttcactggtgagactgatttaaaaaatgataattaaacaaAGTTTTTGTAGCACATATACAGTAAGACAGTGAGgaggaacaataataataaacattttctctCTCAGCTCATGTGAATGTGGGTATAGTGAACGGCAGGGAAGCAAAACCCCACTCCAGACCTTACATGGTGTCTGTTCAAGCAAAGGAGCATCATACCTGTGGTGGATGCCTTATCTCTAATAATTATGTCATGACTGCTGCACATTGCCGAAACGAGTAAGACAAGTAGTAACTTAgttaattatatactgtatggtaggggtgtgccggtttcagaattggtgatgacggttatgacgtgagtcaaatgtgacggttcataacataaccgtcgggggggggtccaagtcaattggttgttcttggagatagcgggttaactccgtgtcagcgcgcgctctgatcggtaaagggcagagatttcagacctccatttattaaggagatctgtcacaaaactcattaTCCGCGCCAACGTTTTCTGatcaaatttcaaagccgcacccgcccgccatccgctgattgttttggggtctatggcgatgcaatgctttgctgatgcgagccgcaaaaaaaaaaaaagccattgccatttgcccattagctccgcccactaccggagaaactggtatgtcttctgcttgttcgaaaatgaatatgaataattctaaattaaatccattattttgacaggagaagacaacaaagaatagtttacatataaggtgttgtttaagcgtggtaagactctcgctctctctctctttgcatgtgtgagaaacagcgctatcagtaaagtgacggtgagtcgtgcgcattcacaaagagtttacagagtgtcaaatacagctgcgctgtgtgtccattgagatgagctgaaaagttcagatcgcttgaaggagagagaactctgaagctcagatgctgaaattaatgcaagcgtcatgcgcttcagtctatgtagtaaacaaacctgcacgtctctgccattcattaattcacacagagacgcgcagaacacggatttatattttaaacaacttttgcggcttaacatttacagatactggtccatatggagatttgatttgattattttatgctaactttggcaaattccatgactgtccatattaaaatgcaagtttcattttcatgactggatttcgagattccgtccttgttttttgcttcatggaaatcatagagcaagtttcaaagccgcacccgcccgccatccgttgcttgttttgcggtctatggcgatgcaatgctttgctgatacgagccgcaaaaaaaaagccattgtctgttctagaaaggatgcagcaaagatatttaatgctaaagtatgaggcataggcctacgctgagtttcatttacgatgagatgtgctctaggtcacagtgcagtgcaagtgaacgcggcgcgctggtgcttccatgtcacggttatcattgtctgctttacttgctttttatttattaaaatacatgcaattggttgatgacacatttattaaaattaagataaaggtttttaagaaaggttttctacaaagcaaaatttaatgaagtggtaaatatcatgtctgacgatttacaaaacttcattaagaggtaaaaaccatgtctcccgatatattgcgcatcttatgatcctatctaaaaaatgaaaataatttttgataaaaaatgttgataaaaaatattttaatgacacggttttggcggttatagagttctaatgacggtgttcaactataaccgtcgGTCTCACAGTTATATACGAACCGTCACACCCTACTGTATGGTAGATaatataacactttattttgatagtccactttagacattctactaattaactaagtaactttgcaacaaccagtcattagagtattagacGGCCTGCTAAATATCCgataacagtttattttaataacagaCATTCTATTGATATTAAGTAACTCTGTATGTCAACTTGTTCTACTAACCAtaaccctaacctaacagtctactaatactctaatgagagttggTTGATGTGTAATTGCAAACCCACTTAAGAACATACTTATGTATATATTACAGACTGTGGAAAAAGTAATTGCTAAATAAAACCTGTAATTTTTACCAGTGCTCCAGTTCTGACGGTTGTGCTAGGTGCACATGACCTAAAAAAGAGTGAAAATTCATTCCGATACACAGTGGATTCATATCATCAGCATCCAAACTACACTAAGGGATCCTTTGTTAATGACATCCTGCTTTTGAAGGTAACAAACTGCACTTATTTAGTTGACATATTAAACTTTCATGCAGAAAAACAGCCAGTATATtatagaatatttttatttaaaaaaatgtattaatgatgctggattgtttttattattacagttacaAAAAAATGTGCAACTGAATGACAATATCAAGTGGATATCCATACCAGAAGAAGGAAGCATTATCGAGGCAGGTTCAGTTTGCAGTGTCGCAGGCTGGGGAAGTTTAGAAGCTAAGGGCAACAAAAGCGATCACCTCATGGAGACAGACGTGAAGGTCATGAATAATACGGAATGTGAACATAAATGGGGGAAGAAATACTTTTCAACTTCACAGATGATGTGTGTTTATGGCAAAGGAGGAAGCTGTGATGTATGTAAAACATATCTGATTCACCAAATCTTATTGTTCGATATAGTTTTAGTTATGAATTATGACAGCATGTGACTGAAGTGTTGATCTGTTTCTTAACAGGGGGATTCAGGAGGTCCTTTGGTTTGTGGAAACACTGCAGTTGGTGTCACTTCTTTTGGTCACCCTGATCTCTGTAATTCCCCAAAGAAACCTGAAGTTTATACTAAGATTTCAGCATATCTTACATGGATAAAGAGCATAATTGGAAAATTTAATTGATGTCAATTCAATAAAATGGggtgattattataattttttgattgagctgatttttttttatatgaaactgAGGACAGAGAGTTTGATATTTGAAGAcaaccactgttttttttttttttcatgttttgggATGTGTTGAGTTGATTTACCCTGTAAATTTTCTTTCaataaacataatatacattGATACTATTGATATATTGTGTagagatttaaataaattagatatAAATGTTTATGACAACCATAATAAACATTTACAGAACATGAACTCAGAAAATAAAGGCAACTTTGGAAGGATGAGacacaacaataaaacacaaagagaTTGGAACTTAAGTAGAGGAGATaatgacacacacatgcacataatgAAATCAAATGAACAAACTTGACAACCAATTAACAAGTGCAGGAatgacaacaaaaaacaacaacaacaaaaaacatctaATCCAAATATGTCCAAAAAAGTCCTTTACAGCCAAATCTGCCTCCTTTATCTCACTTTTTAATTCAAGGCTAGACTGGTCAGTTACCAACACCGAACTGCTCATCCACCACTTTGGAggcaaaaaaaacttaaaagcttTCGCCAGCAATTATCCAGCTGCTGTCCACTGTCCTGGAAATGTAGGGCCTTCTTCAAACTCCAGGGGTCGCTCAACTGTGGCTGAATTCAGTGGCATACCTCTTTGCATTCAATTAAATGAAGCTGTTTGTTCTTTTTCCTAATTGCAATTTTGCTCATATTTGTAGTGTTTGCAAGGATCCACACCCGAAATCTGTTTATCCAGCTGTCGCGGTACAAGCGTGCAACCCAGGGGAAATCCCCAATTcggaaaaaaattctaaataaacacCAATCTACCCCTATTAATATTCCTAATCTTTCAAGCTACCTCTCTTCTCACCCCGATCCATTATTTGTTGATTATTTAATCACCAGTTTGTTCCAAGGGTTCCGGTTGGGTATCCTTTCTCATCTTTCTGCCTCTGTTGTTGCCAAAAATTTTGCAATCTGCCAGGCACGAACATGATGTGGTTTCAGTTCTTCTAGACAAAGAGGTTACTTAAGGATATTTTATCAGCCCTTTCACTTCTTCTCCTTTCTCTCCTTTTCGAATGAATTCCATCGGCATTGCAACTCGCAAATATTCAGGTAAAAAACATCTAATCTTCGACATGTCTTCTCCACATTCCTCCAACATAGCTAGCGTTTACGAATGCATTCCCTTAAAACCCTTTTCCCTTCATTACGCTACAGTGGATAACACCATCCAGTTAATCAAATTAGCTGGTCAAGGCGCCTGGTTAGCCAAAGCTGACATTACCGACGCTTTTAAAACTATGCCAATTCACCCCTCCGACTGGCCATATTTTGGAATCAAATGGAATTCAAAATTCTACTTTGCTGTGAGGTTTACTTTCGTTTGTTGAAGTAGCCCGCATAGCTTTAACAGTCTCTCCGAAGCTCTGTGTTGAATTCTGCTGAACGTCTGTAAGCTTCCTTTCGTTTTGCATTTACTAGATGATTTTTTGCTAATCGACTTTCCGTCTTCACAATCTCCCAACCTCAGCATTCTTAAACACATTTTTAGCAACGTTGGCATTCCCCTctctgctgaaaaaaacattGGGCCCTTCTACTTCATTAGAATTCCTAGGCATTTCTCTTGACACAGTCAAAATGCAATCTTCCCTTCCACAAGAGAAACTCTTAAATATCAGATCTTTTCTGGAATCTTTTTCCTCTCTATGCTGTGTCTCGGAATGAGATATGCTCTCTCGGCTCGGTCACCTCAATTTTGCAATGAGCATCATATCAAAAGGCAGAGCTTTTATTTCTCAGTTGTTAACTATGGCTCATTCCCTCAAAAAATTAAGTGATCCAATCCAGATAGATGATGGATATTCCTCCAATATAAAATTTTGGACTAATGATTGGAACggcatttctttcttttacaatGACGCTTTTGAATCCTCCGCAGATCTACATCTATTTACCGATGCCACCCCATCTATTGGCTTTGGTGGTTTTATTCAAGGGCAATGGTTCGCAGACAAATGGCCAAACGAATTTCCAAAGAAAAAATGATACTCTGTGTCTACTGCGCTCTACGAGATTTATCCTTTAGTCTTCGCCAGCATAATCTGGGGTTCAGCGTGGTCAAGGAAACGCATTTTGCTGTTTTGCGATAATGAAGCCACTGTCACCATAATCAATAAAGGCAGGTCATCGTGCCAAACAATCATGCCTTTTTTGAGATGACTAATCTGGCAATAAGTAACTTTCaataaagttgatttatttaactaattccattcaaaaagtggaacttgtatgtgtattatattcattaattacacacatactgatatatttcaaatgttatttcttttaattttgatgattataactgacactAATGAAAATACCAAATTcaatatctcaaaaaattagaatattgtgaaaaggttcaatattgaagacacctggtgccacacttcAATcatctaattaactcaaaacacctg of Carassius auratus strain Wakin unplaced genomic scaffold, ASM336829v1 scaf_tig00029436, whole genome shotgun sequence contains these proteins:
- the LOC113079837 gene encoding granzyme B-like, with amino-acid sequence MTIISLLLLASLLAHLTFTAHVNVGIVNGREAKPHSRPYMVSVQAKEHHTCGGCLISNNYVMTAAHCRNDAPVLTVVLGAHDLKKSENSFRYTVDSYHQHPNYTKGSFVNDILLLKVTNCTYLVDILNFHAEKQPLQKNVQLNDNIKWISIPEEGSIIEAGSVCSVAGWGSLEAKGNKSDHLMETDVKVMNNTECEHKWGKKYFSTSQMMCVYGKGGSCDGDSGGPLVCGNTAVGVTSFGHPDLCNSPKKPEVYTKISAYLTWIKSIIGKFN